The Undibacterium cyanobacteriorum genomic sequence GCCTGGCTTAATACGCGTGATCAATGGAGTGTGCTTTGGATAGATACCCAACTCACCTGATTCACCCGGCAACGCGACGAACAAAGCTTCGCCAGAAAAGATATTCTCTTCTGCAGAAACCACGTCAACGTGAATAGTATGTGCCATGTGCTAACCTTTTTAATTTGCTGCCCCTCCCCCGAGTTTAAGACTCTAGAGAGGGGGGCTTCATTCTTTACCGATCACGAGATCGATCAAGAATAATTAAGCTGCCATTTTCTTCGCTTTTTCGATCGCTTCGTCGATTGTACCTACCATGTAGAACGCTTGTTCTGGCAAGTGATCGAGTTCACCGGATGCAATCATCTTGAAGCCTTTGATTGTATCTTTCAGTGAAACGTATTTACCTGGGGAACCAGTAAACACCTCAGCAACGTGGAAAGGCTGAGACAAGAAACGTTGCATCTTACGTGCACGAGCAACGATCAACTTATCTTCAGGAGCCAATTCGTCCATACCCAAAATCGCGATAATGTCACGCAATTCTTTATAGCGTTGCAAAGTACCTTGAACAGCGCGTGCTGTTTCATAGTGCTCTTGACCAACAACTTGTGGGTCCAACTGACGGGATGTGGAATCCAATGGATCAACCGCTGGGTAAATACCCAAAGATGCGATGTCACGAGACAAAACAACGGTGGAATCCAAGTGAGCAAACGTTGTCGCTGGGGATGGATCTGTCAAGTCATCCGCTGGAACGTAAACTGCTTGAATAGAAGTAATAGAACCAGTCTTAGTGGAAGTAATACGTTCTTGCAAACGGCCCATTTCTTCAGCCAATGTAGGTTGGTAACCCACCGCGGAAGGCATACGGCCCAACAAAGCGGAAACTTCAGTACCAGCCAATGTGTAACGATAGATGTTATCGACGAAGAACAAAACGTCTTTACCTTCGTCACGGAAACCTTCCGCAATCGTCAAACCAGTCAAAGCAACGCGCAAACGGTTACCTGGTGGTTCATTCATCTGACCGTACACCATCGCTACTTTGGAATCTTCAGGCTTTTCCAAGTTAACAACGTTAGCGTCAGCCATTTCGTGGTAGAAGTCATTACCTTCACGAGTACGTTCACCAACACCAGCAAACACGGACAAACCACTGTGTGCTTTAGCGATGTTGTTGATCAACTCCATCATGTTAACGGTCTTACCAACACCCGCACCACCGAACAAACCGACTTTACCACCCTTCGCAAATGGGCAAACCAAGTCAATAACTTTGATACCGGTTTCCAACAATTCTTGCGATGGAGAGAGTTCGTCGTAAGCAGGTGCTTTACGGTGGATAGATGCTTGTGATTCACGGCTAACCGGACCACATTCATCAATTGGGTTACCCAATACGTCCATAATACGGCCCAATGTTGCTTTGCCGGTTGGAACCATAATTGGTTTACCTGTGTTGCTAATCATCATGCCGCGACGCAAACCATCAGATGTACCCAAAGCAATCGTACGGACGATACCGTCACCCAATTGCTGTTGGACTTCCAATGTCAGATCGGAGCCTTCCATTTTCAAGGCATCGTAAACCTTAGGCATCGCGTCGCGTGGAAATTCAACGTCCACAACAGCGCCGATACACTGAACGATTTTGCCATTAGCCATGTTCGTTCCTTCAATAATATTAAAATTCGTTTAAACCGCTGCCGCGCCGGCGACGATTTCGGAGAGCTCTTTTGTAATTGCAGCTTGACGGGTTTTGTTATAAACCAGTTTAAGCTCGGCAATCACATTACCCGCGTTATCACTTGCTGCTTTCATCGCCACCATACGTGCCGATTGTTCAGACGCCATGTTTTCTGCAACCGCTTGATAAATCAAAGCTTCAACATAACGCACCAACAATTCATCGATCACGGTTGCCGCATCAGGTTCGTACAAGTAATCCCATGCATGGGAAGACTTATCCGCTTCGAGCTTGTCCGATGTCAGAGGCAATAACTGCTCTAACACTGGTTCTTGCTTCATCGTGTTAATGAATTTGGTGTAGCACAAGTAGACCGCGTCGAGCTCGCCTTCCTGATAGGCATCCAGCAAAACTTTGACTGGACCAATCAATTTATCGAGGTGAGGTGTATCGCCCAATTGCACTGCGTGCGATACCACTTTTCCACCTACACGATTCAGGAAGCCGAGACCTTTATTACCAATCGCGACCGCTTCAATTTTTAAACCCTTACCTTCGAGTTCACGCATTTTGTTAGTAACAAGACGCAAGACGTTGGTGTTCAAACCACCGCACAAGCCTTTGTCTGTCGTTACCACGATCAAGCCAATCTTCTTGGCTTGATCTTGTTGAACCATGAAAGGATGCGTGTACTCTGGGTTGGCTTGTGACAAGTTAGCTGCGATATTACGAATCTTGTCACTGTAGGGACGAGCAGCACGCATTCTGTCCTGCGCTTTGCGCATTTTAGAAGCGGCAACCATTTCCATCGCCTTAGTGATCTTCTTCGTATTCTCTACGCTCTTGATCTTGCCACGTATCTCTTTACCTGCAGCCATGAGTATTGACTCCTTTTAGCTACGGTAAATTAAAATGCGCCGGATTTTTTGAAATCAGCAATTGCGGCAGCCATGGCAGCTTCGCCATCTTTGTCCATTTGCTTGGTTTCTTCGATCTTTTGCAACAACGCTGCTTGGTTAGTCTTCAAATGGTTATGCATACCGGATTCGAAAGCCAATACTTTCTTCACTGGTACATCATCCAAGAAGCCCTTGTTCACAGCGAACAAACTTGCAGCCATCAAGGAGATTGGCAATGGTGCGTACTGAGCTTGTTTCAACAATTCAGTCACGCGTGCACCACGATCCAACTGCTTGCGTGTTGCCTCGTCCAAGTCAGACGCGAACTGCGCAAACGCAGCCAATTCACGATACTGCGCCAAGTCAGTACGAATACCACCGGACAAGTTCTTGATAACTTTAGTCTGAGCAGCACCACCCACGCGAGACACGGAAATACCCGCGTTAATCGCTGGACGAATACCGGAGTTGAACAAGGAAGTTTCCAAGAAGATCTGACCGTCAGTAATCGAAATTACGTTGGTTGGAACGAACGCAGAAACGTCACCTGCTTGAGTTTCAATGATAGGCAATGCAGTCAAAGAACCAGTCTTACCTTTTACAGCACCATTTGTGAATGCTTCAACGTAGTCTGGATTAACACGTGCTGCACGTTCCAACAAACGGGAGTGCAAATAGAACACGTCACCTGGATACGCTTCACGACCTGGTGGACGGCGCAACAACAGGGAAACCTGACGGTAAGCAACCGCTTGCTTGGACAAATCGTCATACACGATCAAAGCATCTTCGCCACGATCACGGAAGTATTCGCCCATTGCGCAACCAGAGTACGCAGAAACGTATTGCATCGCTGCAGATTCAGATGCAGTCGCTGCCACAACGATGGTGTATTCCATCGCGCCGTGTGCTTCCAAAGCGCGCACAACGTTTTTAATGGAAGATGCTTTTTGACCAATCGCTACATAGATACATGTAACGCCTTGACCTTTTTGATTGATGATAGAGTCAATCGCAACAGCTGTCTTACCAGTTTGACGATCGCCAATGATCAATTCACGTTGACCACGACCAACTGGAACCATGGAGTCGATAGACTTCAAACCAGTTTGCAATGGTTGGGAAACGGATTGACGAGCAATAACGCCTGGAGCGATCTTTTCGATC encodes the following:
- the atpA gene encoding F0F1 ATP synthase subunit alpha, with the translated sequence MQLNPSEISELIKSRIQGLGDSAEIRNQGTVISVTDGICRIHGLSDAMQGEMLEFPGNTFGLALNLERDSVGAVILGDYEHISEGDTVKCTGRILEVPIGPELRGRVVNALGQPIDGKGPINTSLTAPIEKIAPGVIARQSVSQPLQTGLKSIDSMVPVGRGQRELIIGDRQTGKTAVAIDSIINQKGQGVTCIYVAIGQKASSIKNVVRALEAHGAMEYTIVVAATASESAAMQYVSAYSGCAMGEYFRDRGEDALIVYDDLSKQAVAYRQVSLLLRRPPGREAYPGDVFYLHSRLLERAARVNPDYVEAFTNGAVKGKTGSLTALPIIETQAGDVSAFVPTNVISITDGQIFLETSLFNSGIRPAINAGISVSRVGGAAQTKVIKNLSGGIRTDLAQYRELAAFAQFASDLDEATRKQLDRGARVTELLKQAQYAPLPISLMAASLFAVNKGFLDDVPVKKVLAFESGMHNHLKTNQAALLQKIEETKQMDKDGEAAMAAAIADFKKSGAF
- the atpG gene encoding F0F1 ATP synthase subunit gamma — protein: MAAGKEIRGKIKSVENTKKITKAMEMVAASKMRKAQDRMRAARPYSDKIRNIAANLSQANPEYTHPFMVQQDQAKKIGLIVVTTDKGLCGGLNTNVLRLVTNKMRELEGKGLKIEAVAIGNKGLGFLNRVGGKVVSHAVQLGDTPHLDKLIGPVKVLLDAYQEGELDAVYLCYTKFINTMKQEPVLEQLLPLTSDKLEADKSSHAWDYLYEPDAATVIDELLVRYVEALIYQAVAENMASEQSARMVAMKAASDNAGNVIAELKLVYNKTRQAAITKELSEIVAGAAAV
- the atpD gene encoding F0F1 ATP synthase subunit beta, translating into MANGKIVQCIGAVVDVEFPRDAMPKVYDALKMEGSDLTLEVQQQLGDGIVRTIALGTSDGLRRGMMISNTGKPIMVPTGKATLGRIMDVLGNPIDECGPVSRESQASIHRKAPAYDELSPSQELLETGIKVIDLVCPFAKGGKVGLFGGAGVGKTVNMMELINNIAKAHSGLSVFAGVGERTREGNDFYHEMADANVVNLEKPEDSKVAMVYGQMNEPPGNRLRVALTGLTIAEGFRDEGKDVLFFVDNIYRYTLAGTEVSALLGRMPSAVGYQPTLAEEMGRLQERITSTKTGSITSIQAVYVPADDLTDPSPATTFAHLDSTVVLSRDIASLGIYPAVDPLDSTSRQLDPQVVGQEHYETARAVQGTLQRYKELRDIIAILGMDELAPEDKLIVARARKMQRFLSQPFHVAEVFTGSPGKYVSLKDTIKGFKMIASGELDHLPEQAFYMVGTIDEAIEKAKKMAA